Proteins from one Camelina sativa cultivar DH55 chromosome 8, Cs, whole genome shotgun sequence genomic window:
- the LOC104709877 gene encoding lipoyl synthase, chloroplastic, with translation MIHHCSFTKPTFSISISTQKHHHHHSSKFLNLGFRIRCESGDVSSPMRTNAMGPFTGRDPNVKKPSWLRQKAPQGERFQEVKDSLSRLNLNTVCEEAQCPNIGECWNGGGDGVATATIMVLGDTCTRGCRFCAVKTSRNPPPPDPMEPENTAKAIASWGVDYIVITSVDRDDIRDGGSGHFAQTVKAMKRHKPDIMIECLTSDFRGDLEAVDTLVHSGLDVFAHNVETVKRLQRLVRDPRAGYEQSMSVLRHAKISKPGMITKTSIMLGLGETDEELKEAMADLRAIDVDILTLGQYLQPTPLHLTVKEYVTPEKFDFWKTYGESIGFRYVASGPLVRSSYRAGELYVKTMVKESYSKSLS, from the exons ATGATTCATCATTGTTCATTCACGAAACCCACTTTCTCAATTTCGATCTCGACTcagaagcatcatcatcatcattcaagtAAATTCTTGAATTTGGGTTTCAGAATCCGATGCGAGTCCGGGGATGTCTCGTCGCCGATGCGGACCAATGCG ATGGGTCCATTCACGGGTAGAGATCCGAATGTGAAGAAACCTTCTTGGTTGAGACAAAAGGCTCCACAAGGCGAGAGGTTTCAGGAGGTGAAAGATTCTCTTTCTCGTCTCAATCTCAACACTGTTTGTGAGGAAGCACAGTGCCCTAACATCGGCGAg TGTTGGAATGGAGGTGGTGATGGTGTAGCAACTGCAACCATTATGGTTCTTGGTGATACTTGTACTCGTGGTTGTAGATTTTGTGCTGTTAAAACCAGTAgaaatcctcctcctcctgacCCAATGGAACCAGAGAACACTGCCAAGGCCATAGCCAGTTGGGG TGTAGACTACATAGTTATCACCAGTGTAGACCGTGACGATATACGTGATGGTGGAAGTGGACATTTTGCGCAGACTGTCAAAGCTATGAAG AGACATAAGCCGGATATAATGATAGAATGCTTAACTTCTGATTTCCGTGGGGACTTGGAGGCTGTCGATACTCTTGTGCACTCGGGATTGGATGTTTTTGCTCACAATGTTGAGACTGTGAAAAGGCTTCAGCGACTCGTAAGAGATCCTAGGGCTGg ATATGAGCAGAGCATGTCGGTTTTGAGACATGCAAAGATCAGCAAACCTGGAATGATCACAAAGACATCTATAATGCTTGGTCTGGGAGAAACAGACGAAGAGTTGAAGGAAGCAATGGCTGATTTAAGAGCAATAGATGTTGACATTCTAACTCTTGGCCAGTATTTACAG CCAACTCCATTGCATCTGACTGTGAAAGAGTATGTCACACCTGAGAAGTTTGATTTCTGGAAAACATACGGAGAATCAATAGGATTCCGCTATGTTGCAAGTGGTCCACTG GTAAGATCTTCATATAGAGCAGGAGAGCTATATGTGAAGACAATGGTCAAAGAAAGCTACTCTAAATCCTTGTCATAA
- the LOC104709878 gene encoding LOW QUALITY PROTEIN: KRR1 small subunit processome component-like (The sequence of the model RefSeq protein was modified relative to this genomic sequence to represent the inferred CDS: deleted 1 base in 1 codon), producing the protein MLASTDVKGSMTIATTRETRDPYIVLKARDLIKLLSRSVPAPRAIKILDDEVQCDIIKIGNLVRNKERFVRRRQRLVGPNSSTLKALEILTSCYILVQGSTVAAMGPWKGLKQIRKIVEDCIQNKMRPVYHIKALLIKKELLKDPALAERNH; encoded by the exons ATGCTCGCTTCTACCGAC GTTAAAGGTTCTATGACTATTGCAACGACGAGGGAGACAAGAGATCCGTACATTGTTCTCAAAGCTAGGGATTTGATTAAGCTTCTTTCCAGAAGTGTCCCTGCTCCTCGG GCAATTAAGATTCTAGACGATGAGGTGCAATGTGATATCATCAAGATTGGTAACTTG GTTCGGAATAAG GAAAGATTTGTTAGAAGAAGGCAGCGACTTGTGGGTCCTAATTCCTCTACCTTGAAG GCGCTGGAAATATTAACCAGCTGTTACATTCTAGTTCAG GGAAGTACTGTAGCCGCAATGGGTCCATGGAAAGGTCTCAAACAAATCAGAAAGATTGTGGAAGACTGCATACAGAATAAAATGCGTCCTGTATACCATATAAAG GCACTCTTGATCAAAAAGGAACTGCTGAAGGATCCAGCTCTTGCAGAGCGTAACCACTAG